A section of the Cydia splendana chromosome 1, ilCydSple1.2, whole genome shotgun sequence genome encodes:
- the LOC134790684 gene encoding chromatin-remodeling ATPase INO80, whose translation MTENCVVGKPSLKRHEVARPVHVQRLEAALEIRPFVNQVEQILNSEGGSDSDDDSDGKSMGNEMSKGDRVVHGVVTTKQERHSDRLRLYNLTSVGEEREWLRNVLLSSESDTSSGEDTPAGKEQRIKRLLKERLYHNKYAKDYYKDQGNSRYMYYGAGLLSTVDRYPERRISRPPPPAARGRRGRPGERGRGTKQKSRRGRGREGRGEASDMPDDVDWEDQLRNIKEEKDDEFTIVDKPGVRGRKKLSTLKTPEALTARRRRHWQLLVKKELGKVQRARTATHREVMLQRKRLATLCCKHWRHVAMQSQKNMKETVWRCKRLSREMQAYWRRYDRAERETRRRMEREAEEQRKMDVELMEAKRQRRKLNFLITQTELYAHFMQKKLNAPTDDGDGADRILRQLDEDRDPRLAAIDSYDSDAMKARASRNAREAFRTERARTRLFDAAAAPAPPAPPAPPEARGDHAQPDIFQGTLKGYQLKGMNWLANLYDQGISGILADEMGLGKTVQCIAFLCHVAERLGVWGPFLVVSPASTLHNWQQELQRFVPDFKVVPYWGSPNERKILRQFWERKDLHTRQAAFHVVVTSYQIVVSDLKYLNRVSWQYMILDEAQAIKSSASMRWKLLLGFSCRNRLLLSGTPIQNSMAELWALLHFIMPTLFDSHDEFNEWFSKDIESHAENKSTIDEKHLSRLHMILKPFMLRRIKKDVENELSDKIEIMVHCPLTIRQKLLYIALKKKIKIEELLHFTVGSESGHNVDKNFTSNLMNLVMQFRKVCNHPELFERRDVRSPFAMQVDDYHLPKLVAEEAILLRSIPSKRHLLYNKLNILTPEYVHRSLSEENGMFNFMRFINLSPMELYKVTLCGWFYAMEHIKQCLEKYEKLRHRHFWWQQHTNSEVKDEVAEETEESEPDYYDNVSSKDRLLLCPDGDVLRQRKTDSLMWRDLLFTDPLWTQGGPFYTHTEHSIHYMSETIEHRNMRTRNLKSHDDQSDMLREIKTEEGGVMSVPSAEVAEFAHVEKPPKVYQDVPTSLPAFLCTAQPKVCVCPLQPFASSRQFAYHLTRHAHAESGAGCDALARLVAAACPPAGWAPLQVPDKNQLVSDAGKLTVLDSLLKRLKERGHRVLIYSQMTKMIDLLEEYMWHRKHKYMRLDGSSKISARRDMVADFQARTDIFVFLLSTRAGGLGINLTAADTVIFYDSDWNPTVDQQAMDRAHRLGQTKQVTVYRLICKGTIEERIMQRAREKSEIQRMVISGGNFKPDTLKPKEVVSLLLDDEEIELKYRQKSEEKKQEERERKRKSAALPPQPAPVEVKRGRDSCSEPGSPLLVDDEPRDAHLTPPHTPFSPVGRASSWSATRSTRGARRGRPRGARHASRRERPLPSDTAGTSADAVAGAAMLESEAPLEPSIPAVRARRGPGRPRLRGSTPRGPARRPRRAPEPLLVPLAPPPPPYHS comes from the exons ATGACTGAAAATTGCGTTGTGGGTAAGCCGTCTCTGAAGCGGCATGAAGTCGCGAGGCCTGTACACGTACAGAGGCTGGAAGCCGCTCTGGAAATCCGCCCTTTTGTAAACCAGGTGGAACAGATCCTCAACTCTGAAGGCGGAAGTGACAGTGACGATGACTCCGATGGCAAATCTATGGGCAATGAGATGTCCAAAGGAGATAGGGTTGTACATGGTGTTGTCACTACTAAACAAG AACGCCATAGTGACCGCCTGCGCCTATACAACCTCACATCTGTGGGTGAAGAGCGAGAATGGCTCCGGAATGTCTTGCTGTCCTCCGAGTCTGACACCAGTAGTGGTGAGGACACGCCTGCAGGCAAAGAACAGAGGATAAAAAGATTGCTTAAAGAGAGACTGTATCATAACAAATATGCTAAGGATTATTATAAGGATCAAGGG AACTCTCGCTACATGTATTATGGTGCGGGGCTCCTATCAACGGTGGACCGGTACCCTGAGCGGCGCATCAGTCgaccgccgccgccggccgcACGCGGACGCCGCGGGCGGCCCGGTGAGCGCGGGCGTGGTACAAAGCAGAAGAGTAGGCGCGGCCGTGGCAGGGAGGGTCGGGGTGAAGCTAGTGATATG CCAGATGATGTGGATTGGGAAGATCAACTAAGAAATATTAAGGAAGAGAAAGATGACGAATTTACCATTGTAGATAAACCAGGAGTAAG AGGTCGCAAAAAGCTATCCACCCTCAAAACGCCAGAAGCGCTGACCGCGCGCCGCCGGCGCCACTGGCAGCTGCTCGTCAAGAAAGAACTGGGAAAAGTGCAAAGGGCTAGAACGGCCACGCACAGGGAGGTCATGTTGCAACGGAAGAGGCTAGCTACTCTGTGCTGTAAACATTGGAGGCATGTTGCTATGCAG TCCCAGAAAAATATGAAAGAGACGGTGTGGCGGTGCAAGCGACTCAGCCGAGAAATGCAGGCGTATTGGAGGAGATATGACCGCGCTGAAAGAGAAACGAGAAGACGAATGGAGAGGGAGGCGGAGGAACAGAGAAAG ATGGACGTGGAACTAATGGAAGCCAAGCGGCAACGTCGCAAGCTGAACTTCCTCATAACGCAGACGGAGTTGTATGCCCACTTCATGCAGAAGAAGTTGAACGCTCCCACGGACGACGGCGACGGAGCCGACAGGATACTGAGGCAGCTAGACGAGGACAGAGACCCTAGGCTTGCGGCTATTGATAGTTATGACAG CGATGCGATGAAAGCGCGTGCGTCACGCAACGCGCGGGAAGCGTTCCGCACGGAGCGCGCGCGCACGCGGCTGTTCgacgcggccgccgcgcccgcgccgcccgcgccgcccgcgccgcccgagGCCCGGGGCGACCACGCGCAGCCCGACATCTTCCAAGGCACGCTCAAGGGCTACCAGCTGAAGGGGATGAATTGGCTGGCCAATCTTTACGACCAG GGTATCAGCGGCATCCTGGCCGACGAGATGGGTCTCGGGAAGACCGTACAGTGCATAGCGTTCCTCTGCCACGTGGCCGAACGGCTCGGCGTGTGGGGCCCTTTCCTAGTGGTCTCACCAGCGTCCACATTACACAACTGGCAACAGGAGTTGCAGAGATTCGTACCTGATTTTAAAGTT GTACCTTATTGGGGCAGCCCCAACGAACGCAAGATTCTCCGGCAATTCTGGGAGCGCAAAGACCTTCACACACGCCAGGCCGCGTTTCACGTGGTCGTGACGTCATACCAGATTGTTGTCAGCGACCTTAAGTACCTGAATAGAGTCTCGTGGCAGTATATGATATTGGACGAGGCTCAAGCTATCAAAAGCTCAGCTAGTATGAGATGGAAGCTACTGCTTGGGTTCAGCTGTAGAAACAGACTGTTGCTGTCAG GTACTCCAATACAGAACAGCATGGCGGAGCTATGGGCGCTCTTGCACTTCATCATGCCCACGCTGTTCGACTCGCACGACGAGTTCAACGAGTGGTTCTCGAAAGACATCGAAAGCCACGCCGAGAATAAGAGCACTATTGATGaga AGCATTTATCTCGGCTCCACATGATCCTGAAGCCTTTCATGCTGCGAAGAATCAAGAAGGACGTGGAGAACGAACTTTCAGACAAGATCGAGATAATGGTGCACTGTCCGCTCACCATCAGGCAAAAACTCTTGTACATAG CACTGAAAAAGAAGATCAAAATCGAAGAGTTGCTGCATTTCACAGTCGGATCGGAATCAGGCCACAACGTTGACAAGAACTTCACTTCCAATCTGATGAACTTGGTCATGCAATTCAGAAAG GTATGTAACCACCCCGAGCTATTCGAACGCCGCGACGTCCGCTCTCCCTTCGCAATGCAAGTCGACGACTACCACTTACCGAAACTAGTCGCCGAAGAAGCCATCCTGCTACGAAGCATACCGTCCAAACGGCACTTGCTGTATAACAAGCTGAATATACTTACGCCTGAGTATGTACACAGAAGTCTGAGTGAAGAGAATGGAATGTTCAACTTTATGAGGTTTATTAACCTCTCGCCGATGGAGTTGTATAAAGTGACGCTGTGCGGATGGTTTTACGC CATGGAGCATATAAAACAATGTCTAGAAAAATACGAAAAGCTTCGGCATCGGCACTTCTGGTGGCAACAGCACACAAATTCAGAAGTAAAAGACGAGGTGGCCGAAGAGACTGAAGAGTCAGAGCCGGATTACTACGACAATGTCAGTAGTAAGGATAGACTGCTGCTGTGTCCGGATGGCGATGTGTTGAGGCAAAGGAAAACGGACAGTTTAATGTGGAGGGACCTACTGTTTACTGACCCGTTATGGACTCAAG GCGGACCATTCTACACACACACAGAACACAGCATTCACTACATGTCGGAGACTATAGAACACAGAAACATGAGGACTAGAAATCTCAAAAGTCACGATGATCAG TCGGATATGTTGCGTGAAATAAAGACGGAAGAGGGAGGTGTGATGTCGGTGCCAAGCGCAGAAGTCGCGGAATTCGCCCACGTGGAGAAACCGCCTAAAGTGTATCAAGATGTGCCAACGAGCTTACCAGCTTTCTTATGTACTGCTCAACCTAAG GTGTGCGTGTGCCCGCTGCAGCCGTTCGCGTCGTCGCGGCAGTTCGCGTACCACCTGACGCGGCACGCGCACGCGGAGAGCGGCGCGGGCTGTGACGCCCTCGCGCGGCTCGTGGCCGCCGCGTGCCCGCCGGCCGGCTGGGCGCCGCTGCAAGTACCAG ATAAAAACCAGTTAGTGAGCGACGCGGGTAAGCTCACAGTACTGGACTCACTGTTAAAGCGGCTTAAAGAGAGAGGGCACCGTGTTCTCATATACAGCCAGATGACCAAAATGATTGATCTCTTAGAG GAATACATGTGGCACAGAAAACACAAATACATGCGGTTAGACGGTTCCAGCAAGATATCGGCGCGGCGCGACATGGTGGCCGACTTCCAG GCACGAACCGATATATTTGTGTTCCTTCTGTCCACGAGAGCCGGCGGCCTGGGTATCAACCTCACCGCTGCAGATACT GTGATATTCTATGATTCCGACTGGAACCCAACCGTGGACCAGCAGGCCATGGACCGCGCCCACCGACTCGGACAGACCAAACAGGTCACCGTCTACCGACTTATCTGTAAGGGCACCATCGAGGAGAGGATTATGCAGAGGGCCAGGGAAAAGAGTGAG ATTCAAAGGATGGTGATAAGCGGCGGCAACTTTAAGCCCGACACACTGAAGCCAAAGGAAGTCGTCTCGTTATTGCTGGACGACGAAGAAATAGAGCTAAAAT ACCGACAAAAATCAGAAGAAAAGAAACAAGAGGAAAGGGAAAGAAAAAGAAAGTCAGCGGCGCTGCCACCT CAACCCGCGCCCGTCGAAGTGAAGCGTGGCCGTGATTCGTGTTCGGAGCCCGGCAGTCCGCTTCTCGTGGACGATGAGCCACGCGACGCGCATCTCACCCCACCGCACACGC